Proteins encoded by one window of Oligoflexus sp.:
- a CDS encoding ABC transporter permease translates to QFGSTTTHTQLIQLPAGSDVDQVEQAIQRVITDAGVRVSAYNKAGQDNGRMLAYLSDYLGLVSLVALALAAMGASYLFRMYLDRKQTAIATLVSIGLTHFKAMMLYVLQLTLLGALSALLAGLVSMLLVPLASNLLETLTPVPLSITVGWPSFALALGLGVAGSILVCLPQLLRIRRLNPAVLFQEISGGDRLWTAALWVSYLPSFLAFYLLSLWQAHSFKVGTLFCATLLGLALIFAFIAWLGLKFLALRARKGSLSSRLAITYLRSQKSHSLNSFIALGIGAALINLIPQIQHSIESELQRPDGDTLPSLFLFDIQEDQAEELEALVRKEGVTPKAMAPMIMARLSEVNGQPWQRINDTAVTREDEQEQRSRNRGVNLSYRTGLADSEAIVEGKLFTDSWQESSGKPGEISIEQRYAERLGVKLGDTLTFDVQGLPVSAVITSLRSVKWNTFQPNFFLILQPGLVDDAPKTFLMTLPSLAFEKKLELQKKIVDAYPNVSIIDVTKLVAKISELIQQMSLVLIVMGWLTVLTGHAVIFSIAQNQALARRWDSNLLKILGADFQVILKATLKEFGWLGAGAAVLGSVLGLLASFIIGKVIFKGLWQPSLMVPIAVTLALVAVCLLTSYIATQRILGEKPVLYVED, encoded by the coding sequence CAGTTCGGCAGCACGACGACGCATACGCAGCTGATTCAACTTCCAGCAGGTTCGGATGTTGACCAGGTGGAACAGGCTATTCAACGCGTGATTACCGATGCCGGTGTCCGGGTGTCCGCCTATAATAAAGCGGGGCAGGACAACGGCCGCATGCTCGCCTATCTGTCCGATTACCTCGGACTGGTTTCCCTGGTGGCTCTCGCCCTGGCCGCGATGGGAGCGTCGTATCTATTCCGCATGTACCTCGATCGCAAGCAGACGGCCATTGCCACACTTGTCAGTATTGGTCTCACGCATTTCAAAGCCATGATGCTCTACGTGCTGCAGTTGACGCTTCTAGGGGCCTTGAGCGCGCTTCTTGCCGGATTGGTCAGCATGCTGCTCGTCCCCTTGGCTTCCAATCTTTTGGAAACCCTGACGCCTGTTCCGCTGTCCATCACTGTGGGCTGGCCGTCTTTCGCCTTGGCCTTGGGATTGGGTGTGGCGGGTTCCATCCTCGTGTGTTTGCCTCAGCTTCTTCGGATTCGGCGGCTGAATCCTGCCGTTCTTTTCCAGGAAATCAGCGGAGGGGATCGGCTCTGGACCGCTGCGCTTTGGGTCAGTTATTTACCGAGTTTTCTTGCGTTCTATCTTCTGAGCCTTTGGCAGGCGCATTCCTTTAAGGTGGGCACACTCTTCTGCGCCACCCTCCTTGGCCTTGCGCTGATCTTTGCTTTTATTGCCTGGCTCGGACTCAAGTTCCTGGCTCTGCGTGCCCGCAAGGGTTCTTTGAGTTCGCGGCTGGCGATCACCTATCTGCGCTCGCAGAAGAGTCATTCTTTGAATTCCTTTATTGCCCTGGGCATTGGCGCTGCCTTGATCAATCTGATTCCCCAGATTCAGCACAGCATAGAATCGGAACTGCAAAGACCGGATGGGGATACGCTGCCGAGTCTTTTCCTGTTTGATATTCAGGAGGATCAGGCCGAAGAACTGGAGGCCCTCGTTCGCAAGGAAGGCGTAACGCCCAAGGCCATGGCCCCGATGATCATGGCGCGACTGAGTGAAGTGAATGGCCAGCCCTGGCAAAGGATCAACGATACGGCCGTAACGCGTGAAGATGAGCAGGAGCAGCGCTCACGAAATCGCGGCGTGAATCTGTCTTACCGCACAGGGCTCGCGGATTCTGAGGCTATTGTGGAAGGGAAACTTTTCACCGACTCCTGGCAGGAAAGCTCGGGGAAACCCGGAGAAATTTCCATTGAGCAGCGTTATGCGGAGCGTCTGGGCGTCAAGCTTGGGGATACATTAACCTTCGACGTGCAGGGCCTTCCCGTTTCTGCTGTGATCACAAGTCTTCGCAGTGTGAAGTGGAACACGTTCCAGCCTAACTTTTTTCTTATCCTCCAGCCTGGACTGGTGGATGACGCGCCGAAAACTTTTCTGATGACGCTCCCCTCCCTTGCCTTCGAGAAAAAGCTGGAGCTGCAGAAAAAGATCGTGGATGCCTATCCGAACGTTTCGATCATCGACGTCACCAAGCTGGTGGCCAAAATCAGCGAGCTGATCCAGCAGATGTCCCTGGTTTTGATTGTGATGGGCTGGCTCACGGTGCTGACCGGCCACGCGGTGATCTTCTCGATTGCGCAGAATCAGGCTTTGGCGCGGCGCTGGGACAGTAACCTTCTGAAGATACTGGGGGCCGATTTCCAGGTGATACTGAAGGCCACGCTCAAGGAATTCGGCTGGCTGGGCGCGGGCGCTGCGGTGCTGGGATCGGTGCTCGGACTGCTTGCGTCCTTCATTATCGGTAAAGTGATATTCAAAGGTCTTTGGCAGCCCTCGCTGATGGTGCCGATTGCGGTGACGCTGGCCCTGGTTGCTGTCTGTCTGCTCACGAGTTATATTGCGACACAGCGAATTTTAGGCGAAAAACCTGTACTATATGTCGAGGATTAA
- a CDS encoding RES family NAD+ phosphorylase, which produces MVLQIPEIEVISGEKHFEAYRNIATCDPTQALYDDLVDEDEAALLEYIENRSSGIDHRQPHHTRFEQYGRIEDSLLCFDEKFWRWGRYSDGTFGVWYGALEEETSIQETLYHRPEIDRNDFLNTKDPIIQARRMFKADLTAMRHANLLPLQSRHPMMLHPTDYSFCQTLGRTLKQKALDMFLVPSVRKVGGTCIPVLNANIIHDRPVRTYFFIFPLDGSQPIVTQRQF; this is translated from the coding sequence ATGGTCCTACAGATCCCTGAAATTGAAGTTATATCAGGTGAAAAGCACTTCGAAGCCTATCGTAATATAGCGACCTGTGATCCTACCCAAGCCCTCTACGATGACCTCGTCGATGAGGATGAAGCGGCCTTGCTGGAATATATTGAAAACCGGTCGAGCGGCATTGATCACCGGCAACCGCATCACACCCGCTTCGAACAGTATGGCCGCATTGAAGACAGCCTCCTGTGTTTTGATGAAAAGTTCTGGAGATGGGGAAGATACAGTGACGGGACCTTTGGCGTGTGGTACGGCGCTCTGGAAGAGGAGACATCCATTCAGGAAACGCTTTATCATCGCCCTGAAATTGACCGAAATGACTTTCTCAATACCAAAGATCCTATTATTCAGGCGCGCCGGATGTTCAAGGCAGACCTCACCGCCATGCGGCACGCGAATCTTCTGCCTCTTCAGTCTCGCCATCCTATGATGCTGCATCCTACAGATTACAGCTTTTGTCAGACTCTAGGCCGAACTCTCAAGCAAAAGGCCCTGGACATGTTTCTCGTGCCTTCTGTCCGCAAAGTTGGTGGAACCTGTATTCCTGTTCTGAACGCGAACATTATCCACGATCGCCCAGTCCGAACCTACTTCTTTATCTTTCCACTCGATGGATCCCAACCTATAGTCACGCAAAGGCAGTTCTGA
- a CDS encoding COX15/CtaA family protein translates to MAQTQENTGIRIWLLITAFLVFSMVAVGGLTRLTRSGLSIVEWKPISGVLPPLTDEAWHAEFEKYKQYPQYQKVNQDMDMHEFKFIFWWEYGHRLLGRLIGFVFAVPLLIFALQRKVRGTLAFKLGTALVLGGAQGFLGWYMVKSGLVERPSVSHFRLAAHLLLALFLMCFLYWVAMDLRAPLRRYWSASRLKPLSVAFLCLVTLQIFYGALTAGLHAGHMYNTFPTMNGLWIPQGIGSMGPILDFLENPVTIQFVHRCLGWLVLFSAVGLFLVSRKETQLTPRQRWSFQALLVMVMVQFTLGVFTLLYMVPVALGSLHQMGACILLLLAVNAVHAMREGPSVSLSIVRRAA, encoded by the coding sequence ATGGCTCAAACACAAGAGAATACAGGCATTCGTATCTGGCTTTTGATCACCGCTTTTCTGGTTTTTTCGATGGTTGCCGTAGGCGGCCTTACACGTTTGACGCGTTCCGGTCTTTCGATCGTAGAGTGGAAGCCTATTAGCGGCGTTTTGCCGCCCCTCACCGATGAGGCCTGGCACGCGGAATTCGAGAAGTATAAGCAGTATCCGCAGTATCAGAAAGTGAACCAGGACATGGACATGCACGAGTTCAAGTTCATCTTCTGGTGGGAATACGGCCACCGTTTGCTTGGACGGCTGATTGGATTTGTCTTTGCTGTTCCCCTGCTGATCTTCGCTTTGCAGAGAAAGGTGCGGGGTACTTTGGCCTTCAAGCTCGGCACTGCGCTGGTGCTTGGCGGCGCCCAGGGCTTTTTAGGCTGGTATATGGTGAAGTCAGGGCTGGTCGAACGCCCCAGCGTGAGTCACTTCCGTTTGGCCGCGCATCTTCTTTTGGCTCTGTTTTTGATGTGCTTTCTTTATTGGGTGGCCATGGACCTGCGCGCACCTTTGCGCCGTTACTGGAGCGCTTCGCGCCTGAAGCCTCTGAGCGTGGCTTTTCTGTGTCTTGTCACGCTGCAAATTTTCTATGGAGCGCTCACCGCCGGTCTGCATGCGGGGCATATGTATAACACCTTCCCCACGATGAATGGCCTTTGGATTCCCCAGGGCATCGGTTCGATGGGGCCGATCCTGGATTTTCTGGAAAATCCGGTCACTATTCAGTTCGTGCACCGCTGCCTGGGATGGCTGGTCCTTTTCAGTGCGGTCGGCCTTTTCCTTGTGAGTCGGAAGGAAACTCAGCTGACGCCGCGGCAAAGGTGGAGTTTTCAGGCTCTTCTCGTCATGGTCATGGTGCAGTTCACTCTTGGTGTCTTCACGCTGCTCTATATGGTTCCGGTCGCGCTCGGCTCCCTTCATCAGATGGGAGCCTGCATTCTTCTGCTGCTGGCCGTGAATGCGGTCCATGCGATGCGTGAAGGTCCTTCTGTCAGTTTGAGCATCGTGCGTCGGGCGGCGTGA
- a CDS encoding chemotaxis protein CheA, with protein MSRKEQQEIKAPGSLSFVAGTLIVYAFVSAIWVFMLGEAVIRILGLLLSFGVIVMVARRWWERRLEAYDRAVAASETEVEAEASVTMSEELQKFVVENMRFAVFRVDAQLQLRLETPIFPKSLSTAEDLDGRDLIEMLGLVTRLSQDDLQMLKFQLSHAFGMNKIQWTATSFSLPQEAQLKRGPTAFARLSYIPVYENDKLACVHMIMQDISEIKEREVKAEQQRKDMEKFFALLQVSDSLFELFMGETRKLFEDIKYDLKSLREKAGDNPIDTANRMFRAVHTIKANAKLFKLTSIQDVAHTVEHYLEELRTGKRTFTPSVLAELTQKIMAISEEVYSYASLRKEILNTSERSSAFNLKYRVQWIRSLMNQFASILRDPKFEQRHLKLIQKEFGRALSSFDKASLREYLRGYNQMLQEVAASMGKEVQEIETDLEYHHFDSSTLARINDILLHCLRNSVDHGIEMPDERVAAGKARGGLIRLRTKEQDGMVNIEISDDGRGLDLEKIKAKAIEMNIVSGEQAERMSEKEVIPLLFHAGVSTASAVTEISGRGLGMDVVRDYVQGLSGTLSLTFAKGQGTTISVWIPAASEDFISPLGIHDLHDVLDEVQRDYLHYAQERFVFDYNELDRITIFTDKMSLIEVLRVILTEMYQRCPAGCRIHFAVEEHMGRRRVDSYVFYRLKATVQGDSIPRGWSFEKDSKAMEAAGSMLRKNGGSLYMRQPQQLEINIPSNIPVRFAQYEFKVLIYTNRLENLQTQITNFFDKVMGGWVFKSYTYPFEESKAQELKGSACLVLLDSAMVKAYVDSREESDRKKDGVVLFPEEELDIDTLNGSAILPENILFVPPSFDEKHFHRCLAGVIFRRFLKEMVRDQSGMSYRDKDLLTRVS; from the coding sequence ATGAGCAGGAAAGAACAGCAAGAGATCAAAGCACCAGGCAGTCTGAGTTTCGTTGCCGGAACTCTGATCGTGTATGCTTTCGTCTCGGCGATCTGGGTTTTCATGCTGGGCGAGGCTGTGATCCGCATTCTGGGTCTTCTGCTCAGCTTCGGCGTGATCGTCATGGTGGCGAGACGCTGGTGGGAGCGTCGACTGGAAGCGTATGATCGTGCGGTGGCTGCTTCGGAAACCGAGGTGGAAGCTGAAGCTTCTGTGACGATGTCCGAGGAATTGCAGAAGTTCGTGGTCGAGAACATGCGCTTTGCCGTCTTCCGGGTCGATGCCCAGCTGCAGCTGCGTCTTGAGACCCCGATTTTCCCGAAGAGCCTCAGCACGGCTGAGGATTTGGATGGCCGGGATCTGATCGAGATGCTCGGACTGGTCACGCGTCTCAGCCAGGATGATCTGCAGATGCTGAAGTTTCAGCTTAGCCATGCTTTTGGAATGAATAAAATCCAATGGACGGCGACCTCTTTCAGTCTGCCTCAGGAAGCCCAGTTGAAACGCGGACCGACCGCCTTCGCAAGGCTCAGCTATATCCCCGTCTATGAGAATGACAAGCTCGCCTGCGTGCATATGATCATGCAGGATATCAGCGAAATCAAAGAGCGCGAAGTCAAGGCCGAGCAGCAGAGAAAGGACATGGAAAAGTTCTTCGCCCTCCTGCAGGTGTCCGATTCCCTGTTCGAACTGTTCATGGGCGAAACGCGCAAGCTCTTCGAGGATATCAAGTACGATCTGAAATCCCTGCGGGAAAAAGCCGGCGACAATCCGATCGATACCGCCAATCGCATGTTCCGTGCGGTGCATACCATCAAGGCCAACGCCAAGCTCTTTAAGCTGACGTCGATCCAGGACGTGGCCCATACCGTGGAGCATTATCTAGAAGAACTACGCACGGGCAAGCGGACCTTCACGCCCTCCGTGCTCGCGGAACTCACGCAGAAAATCATGGCGATCAGTGAAGAGGTTTATTCCTATGCGAGTCTGCGCAAGGAAATTCTGAATACCAGCGAACGCAGCTCGGCCTTCAATCTGAAATACCGCGTGCAGTGGATCCGCTCGCTGATGAATCAGTTCGCTTCCATCCTGCGCGATCCCAAATTCGAACAGCGGCATCTGAAGCTGATTCAGAAGGAATTCGGGCGCGCACTTTCGAGTTTCGACAAGGCCTCGCTGCGTGAATACCTGCGTGGCTACAATCAGATGCTGCAGGAAGTCGCCGCATCCATGGGCAAGGAAGTTCAGGAGATTGAAACCGACCTGGAATACCATCACTTCGATTCGAGCACGCTGGCCCGCATCAATGATATCCTTCTGCATTGCCTCCGCAATTCGGTGGATCACGGCATTGAAATGCCGGACGAACGTGTTGCGGCGGGTAAAGCGAGGGGCGGTTTGATTCGCCTGCGCACCAAAGAGCAGGATGGAATGGTCAATATCGAAATCTCGGATGATGGCCGTGGACTGGATCTGGAGAAGATCAAAGCCAAAGCCATCGAAATGAATATTGTGAGCGGCGAGCAGGCCGAGCGCATGTCGGAAAAAGAAGTGATTCCTCTCCTCTTCCATGCCGGCGTGTCCACGGCCTCGGCCGTCACGGAAATATCCGGGCGTGGTTTGGGTATGGATGTGGTTCGTGACTATGTCCAGGGCCTCAGCGGGACCTTGTCATTGACCTTTGCCAAAGGCCAGGGCACGACGATTTCCGTTTGGATTCCTGCGGCGTCCGAGGATTTCATCTCGCCGCTGGGCATTCACGACCTGCATGATGTGCTGGACGAAGTGCAGCGCGATTATCTGCATTATGCCCAGGAGCGTTTTGTCTTTGATTATAACGAACTGGATCGTATTACTATTTTTACCGACAAAATGAGCCTGATTGAAGTCCTGCGCGTGATCCTCACGGAAATGTATCAGCGCTGTCCGGCTGGTTGCCGCATTCACTTCGCGGTGGAAGAGCACATGGGGCGCCGGCGCGTGGATAGCTATGTCTTCTATCGTTTGAAAGCCACCGTGCAGGGGGATAGCATCCCACGAGGCTGGTCCTTTGAAAAGGATAGCAAGGCGATGGAAGCCGCGGGTTCGATGCTGCGGAAGAACGGTGGCTCGCTTTACATGCGGCAGCCGCAGCAGCTTGAGATCAACATTCCTTCGAATATTCCCGTGCGCTTTGCCCAGTATGAATTCAAGGTGCTGATCTATACGAACCGCCTGGAAAATCTGCAGACGCAGATCACCAATTTCTTTGACAAGGTCATGGGCGGCTGGGTTTTCAAGTCCTATACTTATCCCTTCGAAGAGAGCAAGGCCCAGGAGCTGAAAGGCTCGGCCTGTCTTGTGCTCCTCGATAGTGCCATGGTGAAGGCCTACGTTGATTCCCGCGAAGAAAGCGATCGGAAAAAAGACGGTGTGGTGCTTTTCCCGGAAGAGGAACTCGACATCGACACTTTGAATGGTTCGGCCATTCTTCCTGAAAATATCCTCTTCGTTCCGCCCTCGTTCGATGAAAAGCACTTCCACCGCTGCCTCGCCGGTGTGATCTTCCGCCGCTTCCTGAAGGAGATGGTGAGGGATCAGAGCGGCATGAGCTATCGCGACAAAGACCTTCTGACCCGCGTCTCGTGA
- a CDS encoding DnaJ C-terminal domain-containing protein, translated as MQNYYEILGVPKTANEAEIKKAYRKLAMQYHPDRNQGDKAAEEKFKQINEAYAVLSDEKKRQQYDMFGDQRFHQQYSSEDIFRGTDFGSIFEEMGLGGRGSFFSSFFGGGGPGGGFGRGGGGGFGPQKGQDVEYPLAIGFMEAYNGAERRVNFSLSDGTQRELTVRIPKGVKSGARLRVSGRGAASRAGGPPGDLFIIVQVADHPDFKRVEDDIEAPLKLKVSEAFLGCSKMVNTPEGPKKIKVPAGVKAGTKIRLRGLGFTDQQGHQHDLFAVVDLEIPRELSQEQKKAIETLAEAGL; from the coding sequence GTGCAAAACTATTATGAAATATTAGGCGTCCCGAAGACGGCTAACGAGGCCGAGATTAAGAAGGCCTATCGGAAACTCGCCATGCAATACCACCCTGACCGGAATCAGGGGGACAAGGCGGCCGAGGAAAAGTTCAAGCAGATCAATGAGGCCTACGCCGTTCTTTCGGATGAGAAAAAGCGCCAGCAGTACGACATGTTTGGTGATCAGCGTTTTCATCAGCAGTACAGCTCGGAAGACATTTTCCGCGGAACGGATTTCGGATCCATTTTCGAGGAAATGGGCCTTGGCGGTCGCGGCAGCTTCTTCTCCAGCTTCTTCGGCGGCGGCGGACCCGGTGGGGGCTTTGGTCGCGGCGGTGGTGGTGGTTTTGGACCTCAAAAAGGTCAGGATGTGGAATATCCCTTGGCCATCGGTTTCATGGAGGCCTACAACGGCGCTGAGCGTCGCGTGAACTTTTCCCTGAGCGATGGCACGCAGCGCGAACTCACGGTGCGTATTCCCAAAGGCGTGAAATCGGGAGCCCGTCTGCGCGTCAGCGGTCGTGGAGCCGCTTCACGGGCCGGAGGTCCCCCAGGCGATCTCTTCATCATCGTGCAAGTCGCTGATCATCCCGACTTCAAACGGGTCGAGGATGATATCGAAGCGCCGCTCAAGCTTAAAGTTTCCGAGGCCTTCCTCGGTTGCAGCAAGATGGTGAACACACCGGAAGGACCCAAGAAAATAAAAGTCCCTGCCGGGGTGAAAGCCGGTACGAAGATTCGTCTCCGTGGCCTGGGCTTCACCGATCAGCAGGGACATCAGCACGATCTTTTCGCTGTCGTGGATTTGGAAATTCCACGCGAACTGTCGCAGGAACAGAAGAAGGCGATCGAGACTCTGGCTGAAGCGGGGCTATAA
- a CDS encoding DUF3108 domain-containing protein produces the protein MTIATSHLRCSYYLVLTLSLGRPGVAFPAETASPANKAAETSPDAAKTTKAKPSDKGKAEELPPARTDWTVAPSGAAPATPTPAPASDAKPADAPLTGPNGEACPEPEPAPNLPRSDTYKGMPFQPGEEARYILKYGLVKVHVGYGFLRVQPPTKHTMPVARKNGAVVEEARWHRVFAAEAYTGDWYKMIFAGHDKMQAFSRPWDFGVTKFYISQNEEKPFVRRYHAEKWLDFDHVNCRVTERMVDHKKKREKTEEHFLQPSADDALGAVYKLRTFNYQLNKTERVLVYTSEKNWWLEATPVALEEVKTAFGTHKAYKLNVKTYLGKELQQRGKLFVWIAADHPNHPMLRVEGEVTFGSIYLELDRYTPGAA, from the coding sequence ATGACGATAGCCACTAGCCACTTGCGATGTTCATACTATCTTGTCTTAACGCTCTCTCTCGGCCGTCCCGGCGTCGCTTTCCCTGCTGAAACTGCCTCTCCTGCGAACAAAGCAGCAGAGACATCACCAGATGCCGCCAAGACGACCAAAGCCAAGCCCAGTGACAAAGGAAAAGCCGAAGAATTGCCGCCTGCCCGGACTGATTGGACGGTCGCGCCGTCTGGAGCCGCTCCCGCCACACCAACTCCAGCACCGGCTTCCGATGCCAAACCAGCGGATGCTCCGCTGACTGGTCCCAATGGCGAAGCCTGTCCTGAGCCAGAGCCCGCGCCGAATCTTCCTCGTTCGGATACCTACAAAGGTATGCCATTCCAGCCAGGAGAGGAGGCCCGTTATATTCTGAAATATGGACTCGTGAAGGTCCACGTGGGCTATGGTTTTCTGCGCGTACAGCCGCCGACCAAACACACCATGCCGGTGGCTCGAAAAAATGGAGCCGTGGTGGAGGAAGCTCGCTGGCATCGTGTGTTTGCTGCTGAGGCTTACACGGGTGATTGGTACAAGATGATCTTCGCCGGGCACGATAAAATGCAGGCGTTCTCGCGTCCCTGGGATTTTGGTGTGACGAAATTCTACATCAGCCAGAACGAGGAAAAACCCTTCGTCCGACGTTATCACGCTGAAAAATGGCTCGATTTCGATCATGTGAATTGCCGCGTGACTGAACGCATGGTCGATCACAAGAAAAAGCGCGAGAAAACCGAAGAGCATTTCCTGCAGCCATCCGCGGATGATGCTCTGGGCGCTGTTTACAAGCTTCGGACTTTCAATTACCAGCTGAATAAGACTGAACGCGTTCTCGTTTACACTTCAGAAAAAAACTGGTGGCTCGAAGCCACGCCCGTCGCCCTGGAAGAAGTGAAGACCGCTTTTGGAACGCATAAGGCTTATAAACTGAACGTGAAGACCTACCTGGGCAAGGAACTGCAGCAACGCGGAAAACTTTTCGTGTGGATTGCGGCCGATCATCCCAACCACCCGATGCTACGGGTGGAAGGGGAAGTGACCTTCGGTTCCATTTATTTGGAGCTGGATCGGTATACGCCGGGAGCGGCATGA
- a CDS encoding 30S ribosomal protein S1 translates to MQLHESKLAGIGNIRWEDEDTGFDHQKGESQEFANMLNSEGSGEVKEGSIVRGRVVRFTDDSVIVDIGHKSEGEIPKSEFLQPDGTLSVAEGDVVEVYLDSFEDNDGEMVLSRERAEMFRAWDRISDAYEKSEIVEGRVIARVKGGLSVDIGVKAFLPGSQVDLRPVRNLDKLIGAKLQFKIIKFNKKRGNIVLSRRVLLEQDREKLRSETLSHLKENAVLKGIVKNITDYGAFIDLGGIDGLLHITDMSWGRINHPSQMFEVGQEIEVKVLSYDEARQRVSLGYKQLQNDPWLTVAERYTVGSRAKGTVVSLTDYGAFVEMEQGVEGLIHISEMSWSKRIKHPSKVVQVGDEVEVVILAMDTENRRISLGMKQIEPNPWDIVKEKYQEGDVIRGKIRNITDFGIFVGIEDGIDGLIHISDISWTERINHPGDLFKKGDEVEAKILQIDAENERFSLGIKQLGDDPWVKASREFQAGTKGKGRVTKVVDFGAFVELSPGVEGMIHISELSDENVTKVEDVVKEGDTVEFVVLSSDSEERKFSLSRKALLRQLQGDELRQYISNVEPKTGLADAFAKAKAAKEQEK, encoded by the coding sequence ATGCAATTACACGAATCCAAGCTTGCAGGTATCGGCAACATCCGCTGGGAGGATGAAGATACCGGTTTCGACCATCAAAAGGGCGAAAGCCAAGAATTCGCCAATATGCTGAATTCTGAAGGCAGTGGCGAAGTGAAAGAAGGCTCGATTGTTCGCGGCCGCGTCGTTCGTTTTACCGACGACTCCGTGATCGTTGATATCGGCCACAAATCCGAAGGCGAAATCCCCAAGTCGGAATTCCTGCAGCCGGATGGTACGCTTTCCGTTGCGGAAGGCGACGTCGTGGAAGTCTACCTCGACTCCTTCGAAGACAATGATGGCGAAATGGTTCTGAGCCGCGAACGTGCTGAAATGTTCCGCGCCTGGGATCGCATTTCTGACGCTTATGAGAAGAGTGAAATCGTCGAAGGTCGCGTGATCGCCCGCGTTAAGGGTGGTCTGTCGGTCGATATCGGCGTGAAAGCTTTCTTGCCTGGTTCGCAAGTCGACCTGCGCCCTGTGCGCAACCTCGACAAGCTGATCGGTGCCAAGCTGCAATTCAAGATCATCAAGTTCAACAAAAAACGCGGCAACATCGTTTTGAGCCGTCGCGTCCTTTTGGAACAAGATCGCGAGAAGCTGCGTAGCGAAACTCTGTCGCACCTGAAAGAGAACGCTGTTCTCAAGGGTATCGTGAAGAATATCACCGATTACGGTGCCTTCATCGATCTCGGCGGCATCGACGGCCTTCTCCACATCACCGATATGTCCTGGGGCCGGATCAACCATCCTTCCCAGATGTTCGAAGTGGGTCAGGAAATCGAAGTCAAGGTTCTGTCGTACGACGAAGCGCGTCAACGCGTTTCCTTGGGCTACAAGCAACTGCAGAACGACCCCTGGCTTACTGTGGCTGAGCGCTACACCGTCGGCTCGCGCGCTAAAGGAACTGTTGTCAGCTTGACTGATTACGGCGCCTTTGTCGAAATGGAGCAAGGCGTTGAAGGCTTGATCCACATCAGCGAAATGAGCTGGAGCAAGCGCATCAAGCATCCTTCCAAGGTTGTTCAGGTTGGTGACGAAGTTGAAGTGGTCATCCTGGCCATGGACACTGAAAACCGCCGCATCAGCCTCGGCATGAAGCAGATCGAGCCCAACCCATGGGATATCGTGAAAGAAAAATATCAGGAAGGTGACGTCATCCGCGGCAAAATCCGCAACATCACTGACTTCGGTATCTTCGTTGGTATCGAAGACGGTATCGACGGCCTTATCCACATCTCCGACATCTCCTGGACCGAGCGGATCAACCACCCTGGTGATCTCTTCAAGAAAGGTGATGAAGTGGAAGCCAAGATTCTGCAAATCGACGCAGAAAACGAGCGCTTCTCCCTCGGTATCAAACAACTCGGCGATGACCCCTGGGTCAAAGCTTCGCGCGAATTCCAAGCCGGTACCAAAGGCAAAGGCCGCGTGACCAAGGTTGTTGATTTCGGTGCTTTCGTTGAACTCTCCCCAGGCGTCGAAGGTATGATCCATATCTCCGAACTGTCCGATGAGAACGTCACGAAAGTGGAAGATGTTGTGAAAGAAGGCGACACCGTTGAGTTCGTCGTTCTTTCGAGCGACAGCGAAGAGCGCAAGTTCTCGCTTTCTCGCAAAGCCCTGCTCCGTCAGCTGCAAGGCGACGAGCTTCGTCAGTACATCAGCAACGTTGAACCTAAAACAGGTTTGGCTGATGCGTTCGCGAAGGCCAAAGCGGCTAAAGAGCAAGAGAAGTGA